One Siniperca chuatsi isolate FFG_IHB_CAS linkage group LG3, ASM2008510v1, whole genome shotgun sequence genomic region harbors:
- the LOC122873035 gene encoding apoptosis-stimulating of p53 protein 2-like isoform X1 translates to MAQCIMGVTMFLTVYLSNNDQHFSEVPITPETLCRDVVELCKEPGEADCYLSEMWRGSERVVGEGEQMLEVLQRWGQQRGEVQYLLRHQRAPGRESGGSRASDQMTKRNQVKASVERRLENGVSAARLDVTLSDLQDLATRQQQQINAQQQLLASKEQRLLYLKLQDQRQQEVSEQERLQQLRENAHNQEAKLRRVRALRGQVEQKRLSNSKLVEEIEQMTGLFQQKQRELLVAVSRVEELSDQLEALRSNRLEPPLPHPHNAAASSSSSSAELERLYKELQLRNKLNQDQSSRLQQQRDSLNKRNLEVAAMDRRLAELRQRLWKKRAALQQKENLPVASDGVAPQHGVGSRVAAVGPYIQSSSTTSSQGPPVPARQEPLVKPAYPDGTATLPMPDSSLKPPPRPVKPASGFTTSKITKLSDWSSSFSESSGGYSHASTLPRMSSLSSHNSGGKTLKDQKGLSGSDIPPPVPSRTNHIAENLLRDNQASGKGLSKMAVPPPVPSKPKPFSSSGPPTFSKPHYSTGTFPGKVRPVGGHLRAPGVLSSHSHTLPLPNKQESPPAAAVRPYTPDHSEASPAVLQKPQTLAASSIYSMYTQQTTLGKGYQPSGQGTLPRSQPRVYGKPVLPACSGQQSVGSDSGIMNSGSCVTDGSEVDNGCLGNGEGVGAETAECATPRPLSPTKLLPFLSNPHRNPSDADLEALRRRLHHAPRPLKKRSSITEPEGPAGPNIQKLLYQKTTLAAMETIPMETVGPAGMYVQPGIHEDGAGSADVMSRLDDNTGAGFNQPLTESPEDSLTPPPLPPRLPIPDPASCCSLPPPPEDKEEEVVCPSASVPKDYFADEFPPYPPPPYPTCGEGEQGDDALNLQPPEVTGQVTVPPGKRSILSKAGSERINHSMRVKFNPLALLLDSSLEGEYDLVQRVIYDVDDPSMPNDEGITALHNAVCAGHTEIVKFLVQFGVNANAADSDGWTPLHCAASCNNVQVCKFLVESGAAVFATTYSDMQTAADKCEEMEDGYAQCSQFLYGVQEKMGVMNRGVVYALWDYEPQSDDELGFSEGDCMTVLRREDEAETEWWWARCGDREGYIPRNLLGLYLRIKPRQRSLA, encoded by the exons AACGTGTCGTTGGAGAAGGGGAGCAGATGCTGGAGGTGTTGCAGCGATGGGGGCAGCAGAGGGGGGAGGTTCAATACCTCCTGCGACACCAGAGAGCTCCAGGACGAGAGTCGG GTGGATCCAGAGCTTCAGACCAGATGACGAAGAGGAACCAGGTGAAAGCTTCTGTGGAGAGACGTCTGGAGAACGGG gtctCAGCGGCTCGTCTGGACGTGACGCTGAGCGACCTGCAGGATCTGGCAAcccgacagcagcagcagatcaatgcccagcagcagctgctggccTCCAAG GAGCAGCGGCTGCTGTACCTGAAGCTGCAGGATCAGCGGCAGCAGGAGGTTTCTGAACAGGAGCgactgcagcagctcagagagAACGCACACAACCAGGAGGCCAAACTGAGGCGGGTCCGGGCCCTCAGGGGCCAGGTGGAGCAGAAACGCCTCAGCAACAGCAAACTAG TGGAGGAGATCGAGCAGATGACCGGTCTGTTCCAGCAGAAGCAGAGGGAGCTGCTGGTCGCGGTGTCCAGGGTGGAGGAGCTGAGCGACCAGCTGGAGGCGCTGAGGAGCAACAGACTGgagcctcctcttcctcatccacACAACgccgccgcctcctcctcctcctcctccgctgaGCTGGAGCGCCTCTACAAAGAGCTGCAG TTGAGGAACAAGCTGAACCAGGATCAGAGCagcaggctgcagcagcagagagacagccTGAACAAGAGGAACCTGGAGGTGGCGGCGATGGACCGACGGCTGGCCGAGCTCCGACAGCGGCTCTGGAAGAAGAGGGCTGCCCTGCAACAGAAGGAGAACCTGCCA GTGGCTTCAGATGGAGTGGCCCCTCAGCATGGCGTGGGCTCCAGAGTGGCGGCAGTGGGGCCGTACATCCAGTCGTCCTCCACAACAAGCTCTCAGGGGCCTCCGGTGCCGGCCCGTCAGGAACCTTTGGTGAAGCCGGCGTATCCGGACGGCACTGCCACCCTGCCCATGCCCGACTCATCCCTGAAGCCGCCTCCCAGACCAGTCAAACCAGCCTCAG GTTTCACCACATCAAAAATAACCAAACTCTCTGACTGGAGCAGCTCATTTTCTGAATCCAGTGGAGGTTACAGCCACGCCTCTACCCTGCCTCGCATGTCCAGCCTCAGCAGCCACAACTCAG GTGGTAAGACCCTCAAGGACCAGAAGGGCCTCTCTGGGTCTGATATCCCACCCCCTGTCCCCTCACGGACCAATCACATCGCTGAGAACTTGCTCAGGGACAATCAG GCCTCAGGTAAAGGTCTGTCCAAGATGGCGGTGCCACCTCCAGTTCCCAGTAAGCCCAAACCGTTCTCCTCGTCCGGCCCGCCAACCTTCTCCAAGCCCCACTATAGTACTGGGACCTTCCCTGGTAAGGTGCGGCCGGTCGGGGGCCACCTCAGGGCTCCGGGAGTCCTCTCCAGCCACAGCCACACCCTCCCTCTGCCCAACAAACAGGAGAGTCCGCCGGCCGCCGCCGTAAGACCATACACCCCCGACCACTCGGAGGCTTCCCCCGCTGTGCTGCAGAAGCCTCAGACTCTGGCGGCTTCGTCCATCTACTCCATGTACACCCAGCAGACCACGCTGGGGAAGGGCTACCAACCGAGCGGTCAGGGCACGCTGCCCCGCAGCCAGCCCAGAG TGTATGGGAAACCAGTTCTCCCAGCTTGCAGTGGGCAGCAGTCTGTCGGCTCAGACAGCGGCATCATGAATTCTGGGTCTTGTGTGACTGACGGGAGCGAGGTTGACAACGGTTGCCTGGGTAACGGCGAAGGTGTCGGAGCAGAGACAGCAGAATGCGCCACCCCACGGCCGCTCAGCCCAACAAAGCTCCTCCCCTTCCTGTCCAACCCTCACAGGAACCCCAGCGACGCTGACCTGGAGGCCCTACGCCGCCGGCTACACCACGCCCCCCGGCCCCTGAAGAAACGCAGCTCCATCACAGAGCCAGAGGGCCCGGCCGGACCAAACATCCAGAAGCTGCTCTATCAGAAAACCACTCTGGCTGCCATGGAAACCATCCCCATGGAGACAGTCGGTCCAGCAGGGATGTATGTTCAGCCTGGCATTCACGAGGACGGGGCGGGCAGTGCGGATGTAATGTCCAGGCTCGACGACAACACCGGAGCGGGCTTCAACCAGCCTCTCACTGAGAGCCCAGAGGACAGCCTGACCCCGCCCCCTCTGCCTCCCCGCTTACCCATCCCAGACCCTGCCTCCTGCTGCTCACTGCCCCCCCCTccagaggacaaggaggaggaggtggtgtgtCCGTCCGCCTCTGTCCCCAAGGACTACTTTGCAGACGAGTTCCCCCCCTACCCGCCCCCACCTTACCCTACATGTGGAGAAGGGGAGCAAGGAGATGACGCCCTCAACCTGCAGCCGCCGGAGGTCACCGGACAGGTCACAGTGCCCCCG GGTAAGAGGTCAATCCTCAGTAAAGCCGGTTCGGAGCGGATCAACCACAGCATGCGGGTCAAGTTCAACCCTCTGGCCCTGCTGCTGGACTCGTCTCTGGAGGGCGAGTATGACCTCGTCCAGAGGGTCATCTACGAC GTGGACGACCCCAGCATGCCGAACGATGAGGGCATCACGGCGCTGCACAACGCCGTCTGCGCCGGCCACACCGAGATTGTCAAGTTTCTGGTTCAGTTCGGTGTCAACGCCAACGCTGCCGACAGCGATGGCTG GACTCCCCTCCACTGTGCTGCCTCCTGTAACAATGTTCAGGTCTGTAAGTTCCTGGTGGAGTCGGGAGCAGCAGTGTTCGCCACCACTTACAGCGATATGCAGACAGCTGCCGACAAATGTGAGGAGATGGAGGACGGCTACGCCCAGTGCTCCCAGTTCCTCTACG GCGTTCAGGAGAAGATGGGCGTGATGAACCGTGGAGTGGTGTACGCCTTGTGGGACTACGAGCCTCAGAGCGACGACGAGCTCGGCTTCAGCGAGGGCGACTGCATGACGGTGCTGAGACGGGAGGACGAGGCGGAGACGGAGTGGTGGTGGGCAAGATGTGGTGACCGTGAGGGCTACATCCCCCGCAACCTGCTGGGG CTGTATCTGAGGATCAAGCCGCGGCAGAGGAGCCTGGCTTAA
- the LOC122873035 gene encoding apoptosis-stimulating of p53 protein 2-like isoform X2 yields MMPMFLTVYLSNNDQHFSEVPITPETLCRDVVELCKEPGEADCYLSEMWRGSERVVGEGEQMLEVLQRWGQQRGEVQYLLRHQRAPGRESGGSRASDQMTKRNQVKASVERRLENGVSAARLDVTLSDLQDLATRQQQQINAQQQLLASKEQRLLYLKLQDQRQQEVSEQERLQQLRENAHNQEAKLRRVRALRGQVEQKRLSNSKLVEEIEQMTGLFQQKQRELLVAVSRVEELSDQLEALRSNRLEPPLPHPHNAAASSSSSSAELERLYKELQLRNKLNQDQSSRLQQQRDSLNKRNLEVAAMDRRLAELRQRLWKKRAALQQKENLPVASDGVAPQHGVGSRVAAVGPYIQSSSTTSSQGPPVPARQEPLVKPAYPDGTATLPMPDSSLKPPPRPVKPASGFTTSKITKLSDWSSSFSESSGGYSHASTLPRMSSLSSHNSGGKTLKDQKGLSGSDIPPPVPSRTNHIAENLLRDNQASGKGLSKMAVPPPVPSKPKPFSSSGPPTFSKPHYSTGTFPGKVRPVGGHLRAPGVLSSHSHTLPLPNKQESPPAAAVRPYTPDHSEASPAVLQKPQTLAASSIYSMYTQQTTLGKGYQPSGQGTLPRSQPRVYGKPVLPACSGQQSVGSDSGIMNSGSCVTDGSEVDNGCLGNGEGVGAETAECATPRPLSPTKLLPFLSNPHRNPSDADLEALRRRLHHAPRPLKKRSSITEPEGPAGPNIQKLLYQKTTLAAMETIPMETVGPAGMYVQPGIHEDGAGSADVMSRLDDNTGAGFNQPLTESPEDSLTPPPLPPRLPIPDPASCCSLPPPPEDKEEEVVCPSASVPKDYFADEFPPYPPPPYPTCGEGEQGDDALNLQPPEVTGQVTVPPGKRSILSKAGSERINHSMRVKFNPLALLLDSSLEGEYDLVQRVIYDVDDPSMPNDEGITALHNAVCAGHTEIVKFLVQFGVNANAADSDGWTPLHCAASCNNVQVCKFLVESGAAVFATTYSDMQTAADKCEEMEDGYAQCSQFLYGVQEKMGVMNRGVVYALWDYEPQSDDELGFSEGDCMTVLRREDEAETEWWWARCGDREGYIPRNLLGLYLRIKPRQRSLA; encoded by the exons AACGTGTCGTTGGAGAAGGGGAGCAGATGCTGGAGGTGTTGCAGCGATGGGGGCAGCAGAGGGGGGAGGTTCAATACCTCCTGCGACACCAGAGAGCTCCAGGACGAGAGTCGG GTGGATCCAGAGCTTCAGACCAGATGACGAAGAGGAACCAGGTGAAAGCTTCTGTGGAGAGACGTCTGGAGAACGGG gtctCAGCGGCTCGTCTGGACGTGACGCTGAGCGACCTGCAGGATCTGGCAAcccgacagcagcagcagatcaatgcccagcagcagctgctggccTCCAAG GAGCAGCGGCTGCTGTACCTGAAGCTGCAGGATCAGCGGCAGCAGGAGGTTTCTGAACAGGAGCgactgcagcagctcagagagAACGCACACAACCAGGAGGCCAAACTGAGGCGGGTCCGGGCCCTCAGGGGCCAGGTGGAGCAGAAACGCCTCAGCAACAGCAAACTAG TGGAGGAGATCGAGCAGATGACCGGTCTGTTCCAGCAGAAGCAGAGGGAGCTGCTGGTCGCGGTGTCCAGGGTGGAGGAGCTGAGCGACCAGCTGGAGGCGCTGAGGAGCAACAGACTGgagcctcctcttcctcatccacACAACgccgccgcctcctcctcctcctcctccgctgaGCTGGAGCGCCTCTACAAAGAGCTGCAG TTGAGGAACAAGCTGAACCAGGATCAGAGCagcaggctgcagcagcagagagacagccTGAACAAGAGGAACCTGGAGGTGGCGGCGATGGACCGACGGCTGGCCGAGCTCCGACAGCGGCTCTGGAAGAAGAGGGCTGCCCTGCAACAGAAGGAGAACCTGCCA GTGGCTTCAGATGGAGTGGCCCCTCAGCATGGCGTGGGCTCCAGAGTGGCGGCAGTGGGGCCGTACATCCAGTCGTCCTCCACAACAAGCTCTCAGGGGCCTCCGGTGCCGGCCCGTCAGGAACCTTTGGTGAAGCCGGCGTATCCGGACGGCACTGCCACCCTGCCCATGCCCGACTCATCCCTGAAGCCGCCTCCCAGACCAGTCAAACCAGCCTCAG GTTTCACCACATCAAAAATAACCAAACTCTCTGACTGGAGCAGCTCATTTTCTGAATCCAGTGGAGGTTACAGCCACGCCTCTACCCTGCCTCGCATGTCCAGCCTCAGCAGCCACAACTCAG GTGGTAAGACCCTCAAGGACCAGAAGGGCCTCTCTGGGTCTGATATCCCACCCCCTGTCCCCTCACGGACCAATCACATCGCTGAGAACTTGCTCAGGGACAATCAG GCCTCAGGTAAAGGTCTGTCCAAGATGGCGGTGCCACCTCCAGTTCCCAGTAAGCCCAAACCGTTCTCCTCGTCCGGCCCGCCAACCTTCTCCAAGCCCCACTATAGTACTGGGACCTTCCCTGGTAAGGTGCGGCCGGTCGGGGGCCACCTCAGGGCTCCGGGAGTCCTCTCCAGCCACAGCCACACCCTCCCTCTGCCCAACAAACAGGAGAGTCCGCCGGCCGCCGCCGTAAGACCATACACCCCCGACCACTCGGAGGCTTCCCCCGCTGTGCTGCAGAAGCCTCAGACTCTGGCGGCTTCGTCCATCTACTCCATGTACACCCAGCAGACCACGCTGGGGAAGGGCTACCAACCGAGCGGTCAGGGCACGCTGCCCCGCAGCCAGCCCAGAG TGTATGGGAAACCAGTTCTCCCAGCTTGCAGTGGGCAGCAGTCTGTCGGCTCAGACAGCGGCATCATGAATTCTGGGTCTTGTGTGACTGACGGGAGCGAGGTTGACAACGGTTGCCTGGGTAACGGCGAAGGTGTCGGAGCAGAGACAGCAGAATGCGCCACCCCACGGCCGCTCAGCCCAACAAAGCTCCTCCCCTTCCTGTCCAACCCTCACAGGAACCCCAGCGACGCTGACCTGGAGGCCCTACGCCGCCGGCTACACCACGCCCCCCGGCCCCTGAAGAAACGCAGCTCCATCACAGAGCCAGAGGGCCCGGCCGGACCAAACATCCAGAAGCTGCTCTATCAGAAAACCACTCTGGCTGCCATGGAAACCATCCCCATGGAGACAGTCGGTCCAGCAGGGATGTATGTTCAGCCTGGCATTCACGAGGACGGGGCGGGCAGTGCGGATGTAATGTCCAGGCTCGACGACAACACCGGAGCGGGCTTCAACCAGCCTCTCACTGAGAGCCCAGAGGACAGCCTGACCCCGCCCCCTCTGCCTCCCCGCTTACCCATCCCAGACCCTGCCTCCTGCTGCTCACTGCCCCCCCCTccagaggacaaggaggaggaggtggtgtgtCCGTCCGCCTCTGTCCCCAAGGACTACTTTGCAGACGAGTTCCCCCCCTACCCGCCCCCACCTTACCCTACATGTGGAGAAGGGGAGCAAGGAGATGACGCCCTCAACCTGCAGCCGCCGGAGGTCACCGGACAGGTCACAGTGCCCCCG GGTAAGAGGTCAATCCTCAGTAAAGCCGGTTCGGAGCGGATCAACCACAGCATGCGGGTCAAGTTCAACCCTCTGGCCCTGCTGCTGGACTCGTCTCTGGAGGGCGAGTATGACCTCGTCCAGAGGGTCATCTACGAC GTGGACGACCCCAGCATGCCGAACGATGAGGGCATCACGGCGCTGCACAACGCCGTCTGCGCCGGCCACACCGAGATTGTCAAGTTTCTGGTTCAGTTCGGTGTCAACGCCAACGCTGCCGACAGCGATGGCTG GACTCCCCTCCACTGTGCTGCCTCCTGTAACAATGTTCAGGTCTGTAAGTTCCTGGTGGAGTCGGGAGCAGCAGTGTTCGCCACCACTTACAGCGATATGCAGACAGCTGCCGACAAATGTGAGGAGATGGAGGACGGCTACGCCCAGTGCTCCCAGTTCCTCTACG GCGTTCAGGAGAAGATGGGCGTGATGAACCGTGGAGTGGTGTACGCCTTGTGGGACTACGAGCCTCAGAGCGACGACGAGCTCGGCTTCAGCGAGGGCGACTGCATGACGGTGCTGAGACGGGAGGACGAGGCGGAGACGGAGTGGTGGTGGGCAAGATGTGGTGACCGTGAGGGCTACATCCCCCGCAACCTGCTGGGG CTGTATCTGAGGATCAAGCCGCGGCAGAGGAGCCTGGCTTAA
- the LOC122873035 gene encoding apoptosis-stimulating of p53 protein 2-like isoform X3, whose product MMFLTVYLSNNDQHFSEVPITPETLCRDVVELCKEPGEADCYLSEMWRGSERVVGEGEQMLEVLQRWGQQRGEVQYLLRHQRAPGRESGGSRASDQMTKRNQVKASVERRLENGVSAARLDVTLSDLQDLATRQQQQINAQQQLLASKEQRLLYLKLQDQRQQEVSEQERLQQLRENAHNQEAKLRRVRALRGQVEQKRLSNSKLVEEIEQMTGLFQQKQRELLVAVSRVEELSDQLEALRSNRLEPPLPHPHNAAASSSSSSAELERLYKELQLRNKLNQDQSSRLQQQRDSLNKRNLEVAAMDRRLAELRQRLWKKRAALQQKENLPVASDGVAPQHGVGSRVAAVGPYIQSSSTTSSQGPPVPARQEPLVKPAYPDGTATLPMPDSSLKPPPRPVKPASGFTTSKITKLSDWSSSFSESSGGYSHASTLPRMSSLSSHNSGGKTLKDQKGLSGSDIPPPVPSRTNHIAENLLRDNQASGKGLSKMAVPPPVPSKPKPFSSSGPPTFSKPHYSTGTFPGKVRPVGGHLRAPGVLSSHSHTLPLPNKQESPPAAAVRPYTPDHSEASPAVLQKPQTLAASSIYSMYTQQTTLGKGYQPSGQGTLPRSQPRVYGKPVLPACSGQQSVGSDSGIMNSGSCVTDGSEVDNGCLGNGEGVGAETAECATPRPLSPTKLLPFLSNPHRNPSDADLEALRRRLHHAPRPLKKRSSITEPEGPAGPNIQKLLYQKTTLAAMETIPMETVGPAGMYVQPGIHEDGAGSADVMSRLDDNTGAGFNQPLTESPEDSLTPPPLPPRLPIPDPASCCSLPPPPEDKEEEVVCPSASVPKDYFADEFPPYPPPPYPTCGEGEQGDDALNLQPPEVTGQVTVPPGKRSILSKAGSERINHSMRVKFNPLALLLDSSLEGEYDLVQRVIYDVDDPSMPNDEGITALHNAVCAGHTEIVKFLVQFGVNANAADSDGWTPLHCAASCNNVQVCKFLVESGAAVFATTYSDMQTAADKCEEMEDGYAQCSQFLYGVQEKMGVMNRGVVYALWDYEPQSDDELGFSEGDCMTVLRREDEAETEWWWARCGDREGYIPRNLLGLYLRIKPRQRSLA is encoded by the exons AACGTGTCGTTGGAGAAGGGGAGCAGATGCTGGAGGTGTTGCAGCGATGGGGGCAGCAGAGGGGGGAGGTTCAATACCTCCTGCGACACCAGAGAGCTCCAGGACGAGAGTCGG GTGGATCCAGAGCTTCAGACCAGATGACGAAGAGGAACCAGGTGAAAGCTTCTGTGGAGAGACGTCTGGAGAACGGG gtctCAGCGGCTCGTCTGGACGTGACGCTGAGCGACCTGCAGGATCTGGCAAcccgacagcagcagcagatcaatgcccagcagcagctgctggccTCCAAG GAGCAGCGGCTGCTGTACCTGAAGCTGCAGGATCAGCGGCAGCAGGAGGTTTCTGAACAGGAGCgactgcagcagctcagagagAACGCACACAACCAGGAGGCCAAACTGAGGCGGGTCCGGGCCCTCAGGGGCCAGGTGGAGCAGAAACGCCTCAGCAACAGCAAACTAG TGGAGGAGATCGAGCAGATGACCGGTCTGTTCCAGCAGAAGCAGAGGGAGCTGCTGGTCGCGGTGTCCAGGGTGGAGGAGCTGAGCGACCAGCTGGAGGCGCTGAGGAGCAACAGACTGgagcctcctcttcctcatccacACAACgccgccgcctcctcctcctcctcctccgctgaGCTGGAGCGCCTCTACAAAGAGCTGCAG TTGAGGAACAAGCTGAACCAGGATCAGAGCagcaggctgcagcagcagagagacagccTGAACAAGAGGAACCTGGAGGTGGCGGCGATGGACCGACGGCTGGCCGAGCTCCGACAGCGGCTCTGGAAGAAGAGGGCTGCCCTGCAACAGAAGGAGAACCTGCCA GTGGCTTCAGATGGAGTGGCCCCTCAGCATGGCGTGGGCTCCAGAGTGGCGGCAGTGGGGCCGTACATCCAGTCGTCCTCCACAACAAGCTCTCAGGGGCCTCCGGTGCCGGCCCGTCAGGAACCTTTGGTGAAGCCGGCGTATCCGGACGGCACTGCCACCCTGCCCATGCCCGACTCATCCCTGAAGCCGCCTCCCAGACCAGTCAAACCAGCCTCAG GTTTCACCACATCAAAAATAACCAAACTCTCTGACTGGAGCAGCTCATTTTCTGAATCCAGTGGAGGTTACAGCCACGCCTCTACCCTGCCTCGCATGTCCAGCCTCAGCAGCCACAACTCAG GTGGTAAGACCCTCAAGGACCAGAAGGGCCTCTCTGGGTCTGATATCCCACCCCCTGTCCCCTCACGGACCAATCACATCGCTGAGAACTTGCTCAGGGACAATCAG GCCTCAGGTAAAGGTCTGTCCAAGATGGCGGTGCCACCTCCAGTTCCCAGTAAGCCCAAACCGTTCTCCTCGTCCGGCCCGCCAACCTTCTCCAAGCCCCACTATAGTACTGGGACCTTCCCTGGTAAGGTGCGGCCGGTCGGGGGCCACCTCAGGGCTCCGGGAGTCCTCTCCAGCCACAGCCACACCCTCCCTCTGCCCAACAAACAGGAGAGTCCGCCGGCCGCCGCCGTAAGACCATACACCCCCGACCACTCGGAGGCTTCCCCCGCTGTGCTGCAGAAGCCTCAGACTCTGGCGGCTTCGTCCATCTACTCCATGTACACCCAGCAGACCACGCTGGGGAAGGGCTACCAACCGAGCGGTCAGGGCACGCTGCCCCGCAGCCAGCCCAGAG TGTATGGGAAACCAGTTCTCCCAGCTTGCAGTGGGCAGCAGTCTGTCGGCTCAGACAGCGGCATCATGAATTCTGGGTCTTGTGTGACTGACGGGAGCGAGGTTGACAACGGTTGCCTGGGTAACGGCGAAGGTGTCGGAGCAGAGACAGCAGAATGCGCCACCCCACGGCCGCTCAGCCCAACAAAGCTCCTCCCCTTCCTGTCCAACCCTCACAGGAACCCCAGCGACGCTGACCTGGAGGCCCTACGCCGCCGGCTACACCACGCCCCCCGGCCCCTGAAGAAACGCAGCTCCATCACAGAGCCAGAGGGCCCGGCCGGACCAAACATCCAGAAGCTGCTCTATCAGAAAACCACTCTGGCTGCCATGGAAACCATCCCCATGGAGACAGTCGGTCCAGCAGGGATGTATGTTCAGCCTGGCATTCACGAGGACGGGGCGGGCAGTGCGGATGTAATGTCCAGGCTCGACGACAACACCGGAGCGGGCTTCAACCAGCCTCTCACTGAGAGCCCAGAGGACAGCCTGACCCCGCCCCCTCTGCCTCCCCGCTTACCCATCCCAGACCCTGCCTCCTGCTGCTCACTGCCCCCCCCTccagaggacaaggaggaggaggtggtgtgtCCGTCCGCCTCTGTCCCCAAGGACTACTTTGCAGACGAGTTCCCCCCCTACCCGCCCCCACCTTACCCTACATGTGGAGAAGGGGAGCAAGGAGATGACGCCCTCAACCTGCAGCCGCCGGAGGTCACCGGACAGGTCACAGTGCCCCCG GGTAAGAGGTCAATCCTCAGTAAAGCCGGTTCGGAGCGGATCAACCACAGCATGCGGGTCAAGTTCAACCCTCTGGCCCTGCTGCTGGACTCGTCTCTGGAGGGCGAGTATGACCTCGTCCAGAGGGTCATCTACGAC GTGGACGACCCCAGCATGCCGAACGATGAGGGCATCACGGCGCTGCACAACGCCGTCTGCGCCGGCCACACCGAGATTGTCAAGTTTCTGGTTCAGTTCGGTGTCAACGCCAACGCTGCCGACAGCGATGGCTG GACTCCCCTCCACTGTGCTGCCTCCTGTAACAATGTTCAGGTCTGTAAGTTCCTGGTGGAGTCGGGAGCAGCAGTGTTCGCCACCACTTACAGCGATATGCAGACAGCTGCCGACAAATGTGAGGAGATGGAGGACGGCTACGCCCAGTGCTCCCAGTTCCTCTACG GCGTTCAGGAGAAGATGGGCGTGATGAACCGTGGAGTGGTGTACGCCTTGTGGGACTACGAGCCTCAGAGCGACGACGAGCTCGGCTTCAGCGAGGGCGACTGCATGACGGTGCTGAGACGGGAGGACGAGGCGGAGACGGAGTGGTGGTGGGCAAGATGTGGTGACCGTGAGGGCTACATCCCCCGCAACCTGCTGGGG CTGTATCTGAGGATCAAGCCGCGGCAGAGGAGCCTGGCTTAA